A DNA window from Hordeum vulgare subsp. vulgare chromosome 1H, MorexV3_pseudomolecules_assembly, whole genome shotgun sequence contains the following coding sequences:
- the LOC123445956 gene encoding auxin transporter-like protein 2 yields MVPGDQAEESIVAMADGGHGNGKEGARVMDGGEESEQQHGDGGFSMKDMLWHGGSVWDAWFSCASNQVAQVLLTLPYSFSQLGMVSGLLLQVFYGLMGSWTAYLISVLYVEYRSRKEKQGVSFKNHVIQWFEVLDGLLGPYWKAAGLAFNCTFLLFGSVIQLIACASNIYYINDRLDKRTWTYIFGACCATTVFIPSFHNYRIWSFLGLAMTTYTAWYITIAAAVHGQVQGVKHSGPNNLMLYFTGATNILYTFGGHAVTVEIMHAMWKPRKFKYIYLVATLYVFTLTLPSAATMYWAFGDALLTHSNALSLLPKSGWRDTAVILMLIHQFITFGFACTPLYFVWEKTIGMHHTGSILKRALARLPIVVPIWFLAIIFPFFGPINSAVGALLVSFTVYIIPAVAHMLTYRSAYARSNAAEKPPAFLPSWSGMFVVNVFVVAWVVVVGFGLGGWASVTNFVKQIDTFGLFAKCYQCPPKAHLPAAGSPPSASAHR; encoded by the exons ATGGTGCCGGGGGATCAGGCGGAGGAGTCCATCGTGGCCATGGCGGACGGCGGCCACGGCAACGGCAAGGAGGGGGCGCGAGTGATGGACGGCGGCGAGGAGTCCGAGCAGCAGCACGGCGACGGCGGGTTCAGCATGAAGGACATGCTCTGGCACGGCGGATCCGTGTGGGACGCCTGGTTCAGCTGCGCCTCCAACCAG GTGGCGCAGGTGCTGCTGACGCTGCCCTACTCCTTCTCCCAGCTGGGGATGGTGTCCGGGCTGCTGCTGCAGGTGTTCTACGGCCTCATGGGCAGCTGGACCGCCTACCTCATCAGCGTCCTCTACGTGGAGTATCGCTCCCGCAAGGAGAAGCAGGGCGTCAGCTTCAAGAACCACGTCATCCAG TGGTTTGAGGTTCTGGACGGGCTTCTGGGCCCGTACTGGAAGGCGGCGGGGCTGGCCTTCAACTGCACCTTCCTGCTATTCGGCTCCGTCATCCAGCTCATCGCCTGCGCAAG TAACATCTACTACATCAACGACCGGCTGGACAAGAGGACGTGGACGTACATCTTCGGGGCGTGCTGCGCCACCACCGTCTTCATCCCCTCCTTCCACAACTACCGCATCTGGTCATTCCTCGGCCTCGCCATGACCACCTACACCGCCTGGTACATCACCATTGCCGCCGCCGTGCACGGCCAG GTCCAAGGCGTCAAGCACTCTGGCCCCAACAACCTGATGCTCTACTTCACGGGCGCCACCAACATCCTCTACACTTTCGGCGGCCACGCCGTCACCGT CGAGATCATGCACGCGATGTGGAAGCCGCGCAAGTTCAAGTACATCTACCTGGTGGCGACGTTGTACGTGTTCACGCTGACGCTGCCGTCGGCGGCGACCATGTACTGGGCGTTCGGCGACGCGCTGCTGACGCACTCCAACGCCTTGTCGCTGCTGCCAAAGTCCGGGTGGCGCGACACGGCGGTGATCCTCATGCTCATCCACCAGTTCATCACCTTCGGCTTCGCGTGCACCCCGCTCTACTTCGTGTGGGAGAAGACGATCGGCATGCACCACACCGGCAGCATCCTCAAGCGCGCCCTCGCTCGCCTCCCCATCGTCGTCCCGATCTGGTTCCTCGCCATCATCTTCCCCTTCTTCGGGCCCATCAACTCCGCCGTCGGCGCGCTCCTCGTCAGCTTCACCGTCTACATCATCCCCGCCGTCGCACACATGCTCACGTACCGCTCCGCCTACGCCAGATCG AATGCGGCGGAGAAGCCGCCGGCGTTCCTGCCGAGCTGGAGCGGGATGTTCGTGGTGAACGTGTTCGTGGTGGCGTGGGTGGTGGTGGTCGGGTTCGGGCTCGGCGGCTGGGCAAGCGTCACCAACTTCGTCAAACAGATCGACACCTTCGGCCTCTTCGCCAAATGCTACCAGTGTCCCCCGAAGGCGCACCTCCCGGCAGCGGGGTCACCGCCATCAGCGTCGGCGCACCGCTAG